The genomic segment GATGAGGCACTTGTCATCCTCGACGCCGGCACAGGCCTGATCAACCTGGGCCGCGCCATCGACAAGAACGGCCCCGAGCCGCTCAAGGCCACGCTGCTGTTCACCCACACCCATCATGACCACCTCGAAGGCCTGCCGTTCTTCAAGCCGGCCTACAAGGCCTCGACGCAACTCTACATCTTCGGGCCCAAGTCGCTCTCGCTCGACCTGAAGGAGATCCTCATCCACGAGATGCTCCCGCCGTATTTCCCCGTCACCCTCGAGGAGATGGCCTCGACCAAGACAATCGCCGATATCAACGAGACACACGCGATCCTGCTCGATGTCGCCACGAGAGAGCCGCGCGTCGTGCACAACGATACAACGCCCAGGACGCCCGCCAACGGCACGGCGCTCATCAGCATCTCGCACGGCACCAACCACCCCGGCGGCGGCATCTTCAACTACGCGATCGCCTACAAGGGCAAGCGCGTCGTGTTCGCCACCGACGTCGAGGGCTTCGCCGGCGGCGACGCGCGGCTGGTCCACTTCGCCCAGGGCGCCGACCTGCTCATCCACGACAGCCAGTACTTCGAAGAGGAGTACAACGGCGAGACGTCCAACAGGCAGGGCTGGGGCCATAGCACGGTGCACATGGCCGTCGACGTCGCCAAGGGCGCCAACGTCAAGGAACTCATCCTCTTCCACCACGACCCCGAACACGACGACGCCACCGTGGACCGCATCGAGGCGATCGCCAGGAAGGACTTCCCCAACTGCCGGGCCGCCTTCGAGGGTCTGGAGATCGAACTGGACTGAAGCATGCCCGCCGCGTGGGAGCCGTTTGTCAGGATCTGCGACGAGCACCGCCGCTTCCTGCTTACGACACATACGCGCGCCGACGGGGACGGTCTGGGGTGCGAGATCGCCCTGCACCGCTACCTCAAGCGGCGCGGCAAGGACGCCGTCATCGTCAACCACGAGCCGGTGCCCGAGAAGCTCGCCTTCCTCGACCGGCGCCGCCTCGTCAAGGTCGCCGACACCCAGGCGCTCGCCTCGGGCGGCTACGACGGCTTCGAGGTGCTCGTGAGCCTCGACAACAGCTACCGCCACCGGCTCGGCGAGCTCGCCGCGCTGTGCGACCGCACCGACCTCGTCAAGGTCGCCATCGACCACCACGTCTTCCGCGGCACGTTCGCCGACGTGGCCGTCGTGGACGAATCGACCGCGTGCGTCGGCGAGATGCTCTTCGATTTCTTCCGCCAGCAACGCGTCAAGCTCGACCACACCTATGCCCAGGCGCTCTATGTCTCGCTGGTGACCGATACCGGCTACTTTAGCTACCCGAACACATCAGCGAGCGCCCACCTCATGGCTGCCGAGTTGTTGCAGCACAAGATCGACCCGACGCA from the Verrucomicrobiota bacterium genome contains:
- a CDS encoding MBL fold metallo-hydrolase, which codes for MFKLTFWGVRGSYPVPSRDMLRYGGNTTCLSIELDEALVILDAGTGLINLGRAIDKNGPEPLKATLLFTHTHHDHLEGLPFFKPAYKASTQLYIFGPKSLSLDLKEILIHEMLPPYFPVTLEEMASTKTIADINETHAILLDVATREPRVVHNDTTPRTPANGTALISISHGTNHPGGGIFNYAIAYKGKRVVFATDVEGFAGGDARLVHFAQGADLLIHDSQYFEEEYNGETSNRQGWGHSTVHMAVDVAKGANVKELILFHHDPEHDDATVDRIEAIARKDFPNCRAAFEGLEIELD
- a CDS encoding bifunctional oligoribonuclease/PAP phosphatase NrnA, whose amino-acid sequence is MPAAWEPFVRICDEHRRFLLTTHTRADGDGLGCEIALHRYLKRRGKDAVIVNHEPVPEKLAFLDRRRLVKVADTQALASGGYDGFEVLVSLDNSYRHRLGELAALCDRTDLVKVAIDHHVFRGTFADVAVVDESTACVGEMLFDFFRQQRVKLDHTYAQALYVSLVTDTGYFSYPNTSASAHLMAAELLQHKIDPTHINGLIYQRNTLAQAKLLGLAMHTLHTDLDGRLAWFSVSHADADRAGVDADDTEFFVDFVRQLEAVEVIAFFRHVARGTVNVSLRSKGEVNVEPVAKAYGGGGHATMAGMQIKGPFKKTVADVVAALKRAMTRAT